A single window of Gossypium arboreum isolate Shixiya-1 chromosome 13, ASM2569848v2, whole genome shotgun sequence DNA harbors:
- the LOC108455400 gene encoding protein GOLVEN 6 produces the protein MELIVSITVLCFTFLALQTPCTSLQIKLQSSDEQAKGVHLSQYPTLPRKLRFTEEAVAFKGNEAHHSIRNTKQKENASGKAYQKERSTVHASRGTRQEWMESGTDISQYFTMDYSHVRRRRPIHNKSLPVGP, from the exons ATGGAGTTGATAGTGTCCATTACTGTGCTGTGCTTTACCTTCTTAGCACTGCAAACACCTTGTACTTCCCTGCAAATCAAACTACAATCATCAGATGAACAAG CAAAAGGAGTTCATCTTTCTCAGTACCCAACATTGCCAAGGAAGCTCAGATTCACTGAGGAAGCTGTAGCA TTTAAGGGAAATGAAGCTCATCATTCAATTAGAAACACCAAGCAGAAGGAAAATGCttcag GCAAGGCATACCAGAAAGAGAGAAGTACAGTGCATGCAAGTCGAGGCACAAGGCAAGAATGGATGGAGTCTGGGACTGACATTTCGCAATATTTTACTATGGATTATTCGCACGTAAGAAGACGACGCCCCATACATAACAAGTCATTGCCGGTTGGTCCTTGA
- the LOC108454133 gene encoding uncharacterized protein LOC108454133 has protein sequence MKLDNEQVICHSTIGYKNDSKPYSFLVDTKPFENKEKSSDATELSTDDTVKENQNGVMHDIKSDELDSDFSIYSENTRDEWTASELDCSNSVHDFSNGNEKEVRDIVTFNSHSSKNMDSFQDSVFYLDKSVMDCELPELVVCYKESTYHVVKDICIDEGVPTQDMFLFESSVDEKSECNFSYPKKDQDNELMKEMSETDIPMQNISFSPEENQSGKDIDNDCGSNKKLNADTYMQDIALSLEENKSNKGIPNEWDPRDLLVTRDMKDDAMEMMSNEGSKELFILGDILSFPELTTLKSEAMSPDFKSDRNEQQSFENSSKKEVIVASEVEDSNNLILSAPALASTAEGSDSGKGEATPISPAPASASLEATSSGLVNETGSITFDSRSSAPTSGKGSSEPLETGRTSKLEETADQPFSSNLQSGNGESSFSAAGPLTGLISYSGPITYSGNLSLRSDSSTTSTRSFAFPILQSEWNSSPVRMAKADQRQYRRHRGWRQGFLCCRF, from the exons ATGAAACTTG ATAATGAACAAGTGATTTGCCATTCAACTATAGGCTACAAGAATGATTCGAAGCCTTATTCCTTCTTAGTTGACACTAAGCCTTTTGAGAACAAAGAAAAGTCTTCAGATGCTACTGAACTGAGCACAGATGATACTGTGAAGGAAAATCAGAATGGGGTCATGCATGATATAAAGAGCGATGAACTGGATTCAGATTTCTCAATATATTCGGAGAATACACGAGATGAATGGACAGCTTCTGAACTTGATTGTTCCAACAGTGTACACGACTTTTCTAATGGTAATGAAAAGGAGGTCCGAGATATTGTGACATTTAACTCTCATTCTTCAAAGAATATGGATTCATTTCAGGACTCGGTTTTTTATTTGGACAAAAGTGTAATGGATTGTGAATTGCCTGAATTGGTAGTTTGTTATAAAGAGAGTACATATCATGTTGTCAAGGACATTTGTATTGATGAGGGAGTTCCGACACAAGACATGTTCTTGTTTGAAAGCAGTGTGGACGAGAAGAGCGAGTGCAACTTTTCGTATCCCAAAAAGGATCAAGATAATGAACTGATGAAAGAAATGTCGGAGACTGATATACCCATGCAAAACATTTCCTTTTCTCCGGAAGAAAATCAATCTGGGAAGGATATTGACAACGACTGTGGCTCTAACAAAAAACTCAACGCTGATACATATATGCAAGATATTGCCTTATCTCTAGAAGAAAACAAGTCTAACAAGGGAATTCCGAATGAATGGGATCCTAGGGATTTGCTGGTGACAAGGGACATGAAGGATGATGCAATGGAAATGATGTCAAATGAGGGCTCCAAAGAGTTGTTTATCCTAGGAGACATACTTTCATTTCCTGAATTGACCACACTGAAATCTGAAGCCATGTCTCCTGATTTCAAAAGTGACAGAAATGAACAACAGTCCTTTGAG AACTCAAGTAAAAAGGAAGTGATAGTGGCTTCTGAGGTTGAAGATTCAAACAACCTAATTCTTTCTGCTCCTGCTTTGGCCTCCACAGCCGAAGGATCGGACAGTGGGAAAGGGGAAGCTACCCCAATCAGTCCTGCTCCGGCCTCTGCTTCTTTGGAAGCAACTAGCAGTGGCCTTGTCAATGAAACTGGAAGCATCACATTTGACTCCAGATCTTCTGCACCAACAAGCGGCAAAGGTTCTAGCGAGCCTCTCGAGACTGGAAGAACATCCAAACTTGAAGAGACAGCTGATCAACCTTTTTCAAGCAATCTTCAAAGCGGAAACGGGGAGTCTAGTTTCTCTGCTGCAGGGCCCTTAACAGGTCTAATAAGCTACTCTGGACCGATAACATATTCAGGCAATCTCTCTCTTAGATCAGATAGCAGCACGACAAGCACTCGTTCCTTTGCCTTTCCGAT ATTGCAGTCCGAATGGAATAGTAGTCCGGTAAGAATGGCAAAAGCTGACCAGAGACAGTATCGGAGGCATCGGGGATGGAGGCAGGGCTTTCTTTGCTGTAGATTCTGA